The nucleotide window ATGGTCTTCGTCGTCGCGACGATGGCGATTCCCACCCAGCTGGGCATCATCCCGCTGTTCATCCTGATGCGTCAGTTCGGCTGGACCGGGTCCATCGGCGCCATCATCGTCCCGACTCTCGTCACGGCCTTCGGCGTGTTCTTCATGCGCCAGTACCTCGTCGATGTCATCCCGGACGAACTCATCGAGGCAGCCCGTGTGGACGGCGCGAACATGATCACGACCTTCTGGAACGTGGCCGTGCCCGCCGCCCGTCCGGCGATGGCGATCCTGTCGCTGTTCACCTTCATGATGGCCTGGACCGACTTCCTCTGGCCGATGATCGTCTCGCCGCAGAACCCCACCCTGCAGGTCGCGCTCAGTCAGCTGCAGTCCGCTCGCTACATCGACTACTCGGTCGTGCTCGCCGGTGCCGTGCTGGCCACTCTCCCGCTGCTCGTACTCTTCGTGCTGGCGGGCAAGCAGCTCATCTCGGGCATCATGGCGGGAGCCGTCAAGGGCTGATCGAGAGAGCCGGTCAACGGCTCACTAAAGCTAGAACGGTGGCGGGCCCTCATCCTCACGCGGGGGCGGAGGAACAACGGGTACCGCCACCGTTCTATTGACCCGGCCGAGCGGACGTCCGGGGTAGTTCGCGGGGTCGGTTTTCGCGGGTGCGAAGGTGTATTTCTTGCCGCCGGGGGTGGTCCAGGTGAGGGCGCCGCCGGGGCCTTGGCTGGTGCTGAAACTGGACTGGTGTTTGAGCCGGTGGCAGGGTTTGCAGAGGTGCACGAGGTTGTCCACGCTGGTCGCGCCGCCGGTGTTCCACGGCTGGGTATGGTCGATCTCGCTGAGCGTGGCCCGTCGGCTGCAGCCGATTCCTTGGCAGGTTTGGTCGCGGATCTGAAGGTAGCGGCGCATGTCCGCCGGCGGTGCGTACTGCTCGCGGCCCACGCTGAGGCGGCAGCCGGTCTCGGGGTGGGTGAGGACCCGCGTCCAGCTGGTCGCGGTGCCCGCGATCTGCCGCGCGGTCTCGGGGTCGATGGGTCCGTAGCCCTCGAGAATCGCCGGTTCGTCGCTCCGGTCCAGCAGCGTCAGCGCCGGCACCGTGAGGCGCACGGTTCCGCGGATGCCGTGGCCGAGCCCGGTGGGGCCGACGCCGTCCAGGAGCAGGTCGCGGTAGGCGTCCGCGCGGCGCTGGTCCTTCGTGCGACCCGGAACTGTTGCGTCGGTGCCCGTCGCCGGGTCGGTATCGGCGTCGTCTGTGACCTCTGTGGCGATGAGGGTCAGCCGGTCGTAGATCGCCTGAGCGTCGTCGGCCTTGAGGTACGCGTTCAGCCAGGCCATGCCGTCCACGTCGGGCTTCATCACCACGCGACGCTTCACGAAGCCGGCGTTCGCGCGCTCCTGCAGGGGCACCGGGTGCATGCGGTCGAGGATGCGGCCGGCGACCCGCACGAACTGGGTGGAGGTGAGTGTCTCCGCTGCGGGCAGCACCGTCGCTTCGAAGACGGGCAGGATCTCTTCGGGCAGACCCTCGGTGAGGTCGAGCATCTTCATCGCGTGGCCCCAGGTGATGCTGCCCCGGGTGAGCGCGGCGTGGAAGAGGGGGAGGTCGTCGGTGAGGCGGGCGGCGTTGAAGACCATGCTGCCCGCGGTGGTCGCGGTGACCCGCAGCACCCCGGCGGCTTCGGCGGCCATGCAGCGGCGGGAGAGTTCCTCGTCGTTCCAGGCCGGCCCGTGGGCCTGGGTGTCGGGGTCGTCCCGGCCGGACTCGACCGGGTCACCGCAGAGCCCGCGGATGATGCGGGGCTGGTGGCCGAGCCGGTCCAGTTCGGCGAGCAGCCGGGCGCGTTCGGCGTACCCGGCGGCGATCACCTTCTCGTTCTCGATCAGCGGGTCGATGACCGCGCGGATCGCCACCACCGTGGGATCCTCCATGGGATCCCCGGCGGCGTTTGTGCTGTCTTCGGGTGTGGCATCTGGGGTGGCCATAGGAACAGCGAACCACCCACCACCGATACTTACAGGCCCGAAAACCCAGGTGGGGAAAGGTCGTTCACCCTCACCCTGTGGAGGAGAGGCGCCCGCGACTCAGGCGAAGATTTCCACGGCTTCGGCCACGGTGGCCGGCCCGGAAATGAGGTGCAGCGTGGTGCGCGCGCCGGCTCCGGTGCGGATGAGTTCGGCCAGCACCGCGGCCACGTCGGCACGGGGGATGCTGCCTTGCGGTTCGGGGTGAACGGCGCCGCTCTCGTCCGGACCGGTGCGCTCGAGGCGGACCAGGCCGGTGGGTTCGTCGTCGGTGAGGGTGCCAGGGCGCACGATGGTCCAGGCCAGGTCGCGGCGCACGAGGTCCATCTCGGCGCCGAGCTTGGCCTGCAGGTAGGTGACGAAGTCTGCCGGCACATCGTCGGGGATGGCGCCATCGCGCACCAGGTCGGCGCCGGTCGAGGAGATCTGCACGAACCTGGGCACGCCGGCGGCTTCGGCTGCATCGGCCAGCAGCACCGAGGCGCCCAGGTCGACGGTGCCCTTGCGGGCGTCGCCGCTGCCCGCACCGGCTCCGGCCGCGAAGACGGCCACATCCGCGTCGGCCAGAACGGCGGCGAGTGCGTCAACCGAACTGTTCTCCAGGTCGAGCACCACGGGCTCTGCGCCATCCAGCAGCAGGTCGGCGCTCTGCTCCTCCGACCGGATCAGTCCGACGACGGTGTGTCCATCGCCCGACAAGGCCCGCGTGAGGAAGCGCGCGATTTTTCCATGTCCACCAGCTATAACAATTCGCATACTCGGTACAACAGGAGGTCGGCCGGCGGAATTCCCCCGACGCCGGAACGGGCACCACGAGGTCGCCGACCCAGGATAGGCTCTGCAACGTGTCAGAAGAATCGCGCCGGGGGGCGTCACCGCGCGTGCGCCGTCGTCGCGCTCTCGCCGCAGGAGTCGGCCTTGTCATCGTGGCGGTCATCACCGTCGTGGCTGTGTCCGCTCTGACCGGGCCGAACAGCACCGTTGCCACGGCCGGACACTCGCCGGCGTCCACGTCGGCGTCCACGGCGCCGACCGAGCCCCCGCGACCGTCTCCCACGGCGTCGCCGGAACCCGCTCCGGCGCCCACCTTCGACCGCGCGGCCCACTCGATCGACGATCCGAACAGCATCTGGGTGGTCGTGGACAAGCTGCGCCCGCTCAACCCGACGGACTACGCTCCCGCCGACCTCGTCGACGTGCCCGTTCCGTTCGCCAACCCGCCCAAGCTCCGGCAGGAGGCATCCGACGCTGTCGTTGCTCTCTTCGCCGCGTTCACGGCCGAAACCGGGCTGGCCCTGCAGTCGCAGAGCGCGTACCGCAGCTTCGAGGCCCAGACGCGGGTCTACGACGGCGACGTCGCCAACCTCGGCCAGGCCGGCGCCGACCTCAGCACCGCCCGCCCGGGAACGAGCGAGCACCAGACCGGGCTGACCATCGACATCAGCGCCCAGCCCCCACAGTGTTCGCTGGATGCCTGCTTTGGCGATACCCCGCACGGCCAGTGGCTGGCCGCCAACGCCTGGCGATTCGGTTTCCTCTTGCGGTACCCCGCCGACAAGGTCGGGATCACCGGGTACGAATTCGAGCCCTGGCATTTTCGCTACATCGGGATCGACCTGGCCACCGAGATGCACAACACCAATGTGAGTACTCTCGAAGAATTCTTCGGCCTGCCGGCCGCGCCGTCATACGGCTGACTCCATACCCACGCATGGACTGTGGAGGTTTTCCACAGGGTTTTACCATCGGCGGATGTTTCCCTAACGGGTCCCCACCCCGCCGACGAGAAACGATTCTGTGCGCCCCGTTCTACCTCCTGCCTCCCAGCCCGCCACCAGACGCCAGCTCAGCCGCCAACGTAAAAGGACCCAGCGCAGAGTCCACCTCGCCATCGTGGCGAGCCTCACGGCCGGCAGCACCATCGTGGCGATCATCGCCGGACTCTCGATCGCTCCTGGGGATGTGCGGGCCGCGGCCGGCGCTGATGTTGCGGTGGCCAGCGCGACGCCCACGCCCACGCCCAGCGCCACCATCACGATGCCCACCGTGGTGGAACCGGCGCAGCCGATCGTGCGCAGCGCCGTTGTCGCCGCCGACGGCAGTCCGGCCGGCCCGGTCACCGGCGGCACCGTCGTGACCGTCACCGGCACCGACCTGGCCGATGTCACGAGCGCGAGTTTCGGCGAGAATCCAGCCCAGGTGGTGTCGGCGACTACGGACACCGTGACCCTGCAGACCCCCGCCGCCACCGGCCTCAGCACCGGTTCGGTGGCGGTGAGCCTCTACGCCAGCACCGGCGAGGCCGTCGCGGTGGCCGGTGGGGCCGGCGTCGACACCACCTCTGCCAGCGCCGCCGCCACGGCCGCCCTCACCGACGCGATCGAGCCGACGGCCGACGCCGCCATCACCGTGCCGTCGACGTCCGCCGCCACGACCGACCCGCCCGTGCTCACCTTCACCTATGTGCCCGACCCGCGGATCACCGCACAGATCGACTATGTGCTCGCGCACTGGCAGAACTACAACTCGGCCGCCTATGGGTCGATCTCCGGCAACGACTGCGTCAACTTCACCAGCCAGTCGCTCATCGCCCGCGGCTGGACCATGGATGCCGACTGGTCGTACGTCGCCGGAAAGTACAGCTCGGCCTGGGCCAGCTCCACGGCCTTCGCCGCCTACCTCGCCGCGCACCCGGAGCGGGCCACCCCGCTCACCGCCGCGCAGCGCGCCGAGGTGAAGGTTGGCGACATCGTGCAGTTCGACTGGGACAACTCGGGCGACAAGGACCACACGGGGATCGTGACCCGGGTGGAGCAAACCTCGACCGGGGTGGACATCTACTACGCGGGACACACCAACAACACCGACTACCGCTCGGTCGACGAATCGTTGGCGCTGTCGGGCGGCAGCGTCACCTACTGGAGCGTCGCCTAACCGGCCCACCTCATCGGCGGCTCATGGCGTGGTCCCAGACACTTCTGAAGATCATGTGGTTGGCTTGAGAATTCGCCCCCCCGAATAGAGGTAGTTGTGGCTTTAGCTCGACCAGCACGGATCGGTGTCGTCGCCCTCGTTATAGGCGGAATCTGCGTCGGAGGTGTGGCCCTGGCCACATCGGGCCAGGACCGAGTCTCCACGGCACAGACCGACGCCGCGGCACCGGCAACCGACACGACCACGGCCACCGCCGAGCCCCGCGAGACGCCGGCGGCGACAGCGGAACCCGTCGCCGTGGACACCGCCGTGCAGGCGCAACTGAACTACGCGCTCACCTACTGGTCCGACTACAACACCGACGAATACGGTGTGGTCACCGGCACCGACTGCGTCAACTTCACCAGCCAGTCGCTGATCGAACGCGGCTGGGCGATGGACGACGCCTGGTGGGCATCCGGCACCGGCTCGGACTTCGACTTCTCGTCACCCTGGGTGAGTTCAACGGCCTTCATGAACTACCTGGCCGACTCCGGCCGTGCCACCGCCCTCACCGACGACCAGCGCGACCAGGTGAAGCTCGGTGACGTCGTGCAGTTCGACTGGGACAACTCCGGCGACCGCGACCACACCGCCATCGTCTCCAAGATCGAGGGCAGCGGCGACAACATCGTCATCTACTACGCCGGGCACACCGACGACACCGACTACCGCTCGGTGGACTACGCGATCACCGAGAAGCACCCGGGCGGCACCGCGTACTACTGGAGCATCCCCTAGCCCCACCCGCACACACAAGAGTGGCCCATTTTTGCTAGTTGAGCGGGGTCCCGCACTAGCAAAAATGGGCCAGTCAGTGGTTCGGGCTAGCTGATCGCGGCGTCGACGATGGCCTTCGCCTCGACCTGCACCTGCTTGAGGTGTTCCGGGCCCTTGAACGACTCCGCGTAGATCTTGTAGACGTCTTCGGTGCCGCTGGGCCGTGCGGCGAACCAGGCGTACTCCGTGAAGACCTTCACGCCGCCGATCGCGGCGCCGTTGCCCGGCGCGTTGCTGAGTGCGCCGATGATCTTGTCGCCGGCGAGCTCGGTGGCCGTGATGGCGGCGCCGTCGAGCTTGCCGAGAGCGGCCTTCTGCGCGGGCGTGGCCACGGCGTCGATGCGCTCATAGGACGGAGCGCCGAAGTGCTCGGCGAGCTCGGCGTAGCGCACACTGGGGGACTTGCCGGTGACGGCCACGATCTCGGCCGCGAGCAGGGCCAGCAGGATGCCGTCCTTGTCGGTGGTCCACACGGTGCCGTCGAAGCGCACGAAGCTCGCACCGGCGCTCTCCTCGCCACCGAAGGCGACCGAGCCGTCGATCAGGCCGGGGACGAACCACTTGAAGCCCACCGGCACCTCCCACAGCTCACGGCCGAGGAAGCCAGCGACGCGGTCGATCATGGTGGAGGAGACGAGAGTCTTGCCGATCGCGGCATCCGCCCGCCAGCCGTCGCGGTGGCTGTAGAGGTACTCGATGGCCACGGCCAGGTAGTGGTTCGGGTTCATCAGGCCGGCATCCGGCGTGACGATGCCGTGCCTGTCGGCGTCGGCGTCGTTGCCGGTGAGGATGTCGAAGTCGTCCTTGTGCGCCAGCACCGAGGCCATGGCGGAGGGGCTGGACGGGTCCATCCGGATCTTGCCGTCCCAGTCGAGGGTCATGAACGCCCAGGTGGGGTCGACGTGCGGGTTGACCACGGTGAGGTTGAGCTCGTAGCGGTCGCGGATGGCGCTCCAGTAGTGCACACTCGCTCCGCCCAGCGGGTCGGCGCCGATGCGGATGCCGCTGGCCTTGATGGCCTTCATGTCGATGATGTTCTCGAGGTCGTCGACGTAGTGGCCACGGAAGTCGTAGGTCTCCACTGCGCTGGGCTCTGCCATGAGCACGGCGCGCATCTCGTCGGCGATGATCTCGTTTGCACGGTTGGCGATCCACGAGGTGGCGTCGCTGTCGGCCGGTCCGCCGTGCGGCGGGTTGTACTTGAAGCCGCCGTCCATGGGCGGGTTGTGGCTGGGGGTGACGACGATGCCGTCGGCCTGGTCGTCGTTCCCGGCACGGTTGTAGGCCAGGATCGCGTGCGAGAGGGCCGGGGTGGGCACGAAGTCGGCAAACTCGTCGACCAGCACCCGCACGCCGTTGCCCACCAGCACCTCGAGCGCCGAGGTGGTGGCCGGTCCGCTGAGTGCGTGCGTGTCCGCTCCGATGAACAACGGCCCGGTGATGCCCTGGCCGGCTCGGTACTCCACGATCGCCTGCGTCGTGGCGAGGATGTGGTTCTCGTTGAATGCCGTGTTCAGCGAGCTTCCGCGGTGGCCGGAGGTGCCGAAGACGACCCGCTGGGCGGCGACGGAGACATCCGGTTTCAGGTCGTAATACGCCCTGATGAGAGCCTCAACGTCGATCAGATCGGATTTCTGGGCCGGGGTGCCTGCGCGTGCGTTCATAGTGCCCAGTCTTGCACTCCAACTAGGCTGTGAGCCATGCCAGAGACTCCCGATGTGCACTACAGCTTCCTTGGGCCGGCCGGGACCTTCACCGAGGCCGCCCTCGCCCAGGTGCCAGAGGCCCAGGGCCTGCCGTGGCGAGCCGTCAACAATGTGGGTGAGGCCTTCGCCGACGTCGTGAGCGGCCGCAGCGTCGCCGCCATGATCGCCATCGAGAACTCCGTCGACGGCGGCGTGAGCGCCACCCAGGACGCCCTCGCCAGCGTGCCGAACCTGCGGATCATCGGCGAATACCTTGTGCCGGTCAACTTCGTGCTCGTCGCCCGCCCCGGTACCACCCTGGACGACGTCAAGATCGTGAACGCGCATCCGGTGGCGTACGCCCAGTGCCGCAGCTGGCTGGAGAGCACCCTGCCCAAGCACGGCCACATCCCCTCGTCGAGCAATGTGGCCGCCGCCGCTGCCCTGTTCGAGCCGGGCCCGGCGGATGCCGCCGTGGCGCCGCCCGGCATCGAGAAGCACCACGACCTCGTTGTGCTGGCCCGCAACATCGGCGACAACCCCAACGCCGTGACCCGGTTCGTGCTCGTCGGCCGCACCACCGTGATCCCGGCGCCCACCGGCGCGGACAAGACCAGCGTCATCGTGGAACTGCCAGAGGACCGGGCCGGAGCCCTGCTCGAGATGCTCGAGCAATTCGCCACCCGCGGCGTCAACCTCAGCCTGATCCAGTCCCGACCGATCGGCGACTCCCTCGGCCGCTACCGGTTCGTCATCGACGCCGACGGGCACATCCTCGACGAACGTGTCGCCGACGCCCTGTTGGGCCTGCGCCGGTTCAGCCCCAAGGTCATCTTCCTCGGCTCCTACCCGCGGGCCGACAAGGCGCCCAATGTGTTCACCGACCGGTACGACGACGAGGTCTTCATCGAAGCCAGGGACTGGCTGCGCGGTCTGGTGGCGGGGGAGCCCACGGCCTAACCGTCCAGGGCGCCCGGCTCAGGCCGCGCTCACCTGGCGTGCGGCGGGCACCCGCACCAGCAAGGCGCCGGCGTCAGCGCGCAGGAACACGCTCTTCACCAGGCCGAACTCGTCACCGTCCAGTTCGAACTCCTGCGGTTTCTCCGGCACGATCCGGATGTCGGTGCCGAGCAGGGTGGTCATGGCGCGTTCGTTGTCGGTCTCGGTGAGTTCGATGATGCGCCGGCCCACCGCCGAGCGTCGCAGCACGCCGTTCTGCCAGGTGACCCGCCGCCAGATCTTCAGCCAGCCCAGGAAGCCCTTGGGCTGCAGCACGGCGAT belongs to Cryobacterium sp. SO2 and includes:
- a CDS encoding carbohydrate ABC transporter permease, with amino-acid sequence MTDTITRPESASGVPASVPATAPKKTKHKGLGIDRRPGFLTYGILIALFAGGTYPLWWSVVVGASPSSVLSQDWPPLLPGGQFWDNVAVVFDTIPFWQALLNSVIVSTIITVSVVSFSTLAGYAFAKLRFRGSNGLMVFVVATMAIPTQLGIIPLFILMRQFGWTGSIGAIIVPTLVTAFGVFFMRQYLVDVIPDELIEAARVDGANMITTFWNVAVPAARPAMAILSLFTFMMAWTDFLWPMIVSPQNPTLQVALSQLQSARYIDYSVVLAGAVLATLPLLVLFVLAGKQLISGIMAGAVKG
- a CDS encoding HNH endonuclease signature motif containing protein translates to MATPDATPEDSTNAAGDPMEDPTVVAIRAVIDPLIENEKVIAAGYAERARLLAELDRLGHQPRIIRGLCGDPVESGRDDPDTQAHGPAWNDEELSRRCMAAEAAGVLRVTATTAGSMVFNAARLTDDLPLFHAALTRGSITWGHAMKMLDLTEGLPEEILPVFEATVLPAAETLTSTQFVRVAGRILDRMHPVPLQERANAGFVKRRVVMKPDVDGMAWLNAYLKADDAQAIYDRLTLIATEVTDDADTDPATGTDATVPGRTKDQRRADAYRDLLLDGVGPTGLGHGIRGTVRLTVPALTLLDRSDEPAILEGYGPIDPETARQIAGTATSWTRVLTHPETGCRLSVGREQYAPPADMRRYLQIRDQTCQGIGCSRRATLSEIDHTQPWNTGGATSVDNLVHLCKPCHRLKHQSSFSTSQGPGGALTWTTPGGKKYTFAPAKTDPANYPGRPLGRVNRTVAVPVVPPPPREDEGPPPF
- a CDS encoding NAD(P)H-binding protein, whose protein sequence is MRIVIAGGHGKIARFLTRALSGDGHTVVGLIRSEEQSADLLLDGAEPVVLDLENSSVDALAAVLADADVAVFAAGAGAGSGDARKGTVDLGASVLLADAAEAAGVPRFVQISSTGADLVRDGAIPDDVPADFVTYLQAKLGAEMDLVRRDLAWTIVRPGTLTDDEPTGLVRLERTGPDESGAVHPEPQGSIPRADVAAVLAELIRTGAGARTTLHLISGPATVAEAVEIFA
- a CDS encoding D-alanyl-D-alanine carboxypeptidase family protein, with translation MSEESRRGASPRVRRRRALAAGVGLVIVAVITVVAVSALTGPNSTVATAGHSPASTSASTAPTEPPRPSPTASPEPAPAPTFDRAAHSIDDPNSIWVVVDKLRPLNPTDYAPADLVDVPVPFANPPKLRQEASDAVVALFAAFTAETGLALQSQSAYRSFEAQTRVYDGDVANLGQAGADLSTARPGTSEHQTGLTIDISAQPPQCSLDACFGDTPHGQWLAANAWRFGFLLRYPADKVGITGYEFEPWHFRYIGIDLATEMHNTNVSTLEEFFGLPAAPSYG
- a CDS encoding amidase domain-containing protein, producing the protein MASLTAGSTIVAIIAGLSIAPGDVRAAAGADVAVASATPTPTPSATITMPTVVEPAQPIVRSAVVAADGSPAGPVTGGTVVTVTGTDLADVTSASFGENPAQVVSATTDTVTLQTPAATGLSTGSVAVSLYASTGEAVAVAGGAGVDTTSASAAATAALTDAIEPTADAAITVPSTSAATTDPPVLTFTYVPDPRITAQIDYVLAHWQNYNSAAYGSISGNDCVNFTSQSLIARGWTMDADWSYVAGKYSSAWASSTAFAAYLAAHPERATPLTAAQRAEVKVGDIVQFDWDNSGDKDHTGIVTRVEQTSTGVDIYYAGHTNNTDYRSVDESLALSGGSVTYWSVA
- a CDS encoding amidase domain-containing protein encodes the protein MALARPARIGVVALVIGGICVGGVALATSGQDRVSTAQTDAAAPATDTTTATAEPRETPAATAEPVAVDTAVQAQLNYALTYWSDYNTDEYGVVTGTDCVNFTSQSLIERGWAMDDAWWASGTGSDFDFSSPWVSSTAFMNYLADSGRATALTDDQRDQVKLGDVVQFDWDNSGDRDHTAIVSKIEGSGDNIVIYYAGHTDDTDYRSVDYAITEKHPGGTAYYWSIP
- the pgm gene encoding phosphoglucomutase (alpha-D-glucose-1,6-bisphosphate-dependent) encodes the protein MNARAGTPAQKSDLIDVEALIRAYYDLKPDVSVAAQRVVFGTSGHRGSSLNTAFNENHILATTQAIVEYRAGQGITGPLFIGADTHALSGPATTSALEVLVGNGVRVLVDEFADFVPTPALSHAILAYNRAGNDDQADGIVVTPSHNPPMDGGFKYNPPHGGPADSDATSWIANRANEIIADEMRAVLMAEPSAVETYDFRGHYVDDLENIIDMKAIKASGIRIGADPLGGASVHYWSAIRDRYELNLTVVNPHVDPTWAFMTLDWDGKIRMDPSSPSAMASVLAHKDDFDILTGNDADADRHGIVTPDAGLMNPNHYLAVAIEYLYSHRDGWRADAAIGKTLVSSTMIDRVAGFLGRELWEVPVGFKWFVPGLIDGSVAFGGEESAGASFVRFDGTVWTTDKDGILLALLAAEIVAVTGKSPSVRYAELAEHFGAPSYERIDAVATPAQKAALGKLDGAAITATELAGDKIIGALSNAPGNGAAIGGVKVFTEYAWFAARPSGTEDVYKIYAESFKGPEHLKQVQVEAKAIVDAAIS
- the pheA gene encoding prephenate dehydratase codes for the protein MPETPDVHYSFLGPAGTFTEAALAQVPEAQGLPWRAVNNVGEAFADVVSGRSVAAMIAIENSVDGGVSATQDALASVPNLRIIGEYLVPVNFVLVARPGTTLDDVKIVNAHPVAYAQCRSWLESTLPKHGHIPSSSNVAAAAALFEPGPADAAVAPPGIEKHHDLVVLARNIGDNPNAVTRFVLVGRTTVIPAPTGADKTSVIVELPEDRAGALLEMLEQFATRGVNLSLIQSRPIGDSLGRYRFVIDADGHILDERVADALLGLRRFSPKVIFLGSYPRADKAPNVFTDRYDDEVFIEARDWLRGLVAGEPTA